A portion of the Halopelagius inordinatus genome contains these proteins:
- a CDS encoding DoxX family protein produces the protein MLPDIASIALQFESTGAGIVFLLARLLFGGVLAFMGLNHFLNADAMTGYAEAKGLPAARVGVLGSGGLLVAAGLAIAAGVFPAIAAGAVAAFLLVTTPLFHDFWAVPEDQQQSEMTGFLKNTVMLGGALAFLALAETAWPYALGGGL, from the coding sequence ATGTTACCAGACATCGCTTCGATAGCGCTTCAGTTCGAGAGCACCGGTGCCGGTATCGTCTTTCTACTCGCGCGACTCCTCTTCGGGGGCGTCCTCGCGTTCATGGGTCTCAACCACTTTCTGAACGCCGACGCCATGACGGGGTACGCGGAGGCGAAGGGACTGCCCGCGGCGCGTGTCGGCGTCCTCGGGTCGGGTGGCCTTCTGGTCGCGGCCGGACTCGCCATCGCCGCCGGCGTCTTCCCCGCAATCGCGGCGGGTGCAGTCGCCGCGTTCCTCCTCGTGACGACGCCCCTGTTTCACGACTTTTGGGCCGTCCCCGAGGACCAACAGCAATCGGAGATGACGGGCTTTCTGAAGAACACCGTCATGCTCGGCGGCGCACTCGCCTTCTTGGCCCTCGCCGAGACGGCGTGGCCCTACGCTCTCGGTGGTGGCCTGTAG
- the mvaD gene encoding phosphomevalonate decarboxylase MvaD — MKATAKAHPIQGLVKYHGMRDEELRLPYHDSISVCTAPTHTKTTVEFRPDGEEDVYRIGGEDVTGRGAERIDAVVDHVRTLAGFDHAVRLESENSFPSNIGFGSSSSGFAAAAMALSEAAGLDLSRPEISTIARRGSSSAARAVTGAFSHLYAGLNDEDCRSERIESDLEDDLRVVAAHVPAYKETEQAHEEAAESHMFEARMAHVHEQLQTMRDALRKGEFDRTFELAEHDSLSLTATTMTGPSGWVYWQPRTIAVFNAVRKLRTEEDIPVYFSTDTGASVYVNTTEDHVERVESAVAACDVETDVWSVGGPAEILPESDALF; from the coding sequence ATGAAAGCCACCGCGAAGGCACACCCGATACAGGGGCTCGTGAAGTACCACGGGATGCGAGACGAGGAGTTGCGACTCCCGTACCACGACAGCATCAGCGTCTGCACCGCGCCGACGCACACGAAGACGACGGTGGAGTTCCGCCCCGACGGCGAAGAAGACGTCTACCGCATCGGCGGCGAGGACGTGACCGGCCGCGGCGCCGAACGCATCGACGCCGTCGTCGACCACGTCCGAACGCTCGCGGGGTTCGACCACGCGGTTCGACTGGAGAGCGAGAACTCCTTTCCCTCGAACATCGGCTTCGGGTCGTCGTCGTCGGGCTTTGCGGCGGCGGCGATGGCTCTCTCGGAGGCCGCGGGACTCGACCTCTCTCGGCCCGAGATATCGACTATCGCCCGCCGCGGGTCCTCCTCCGCGGCGCGCGCGGTGACCGGCGCGTTCTCGCATCTCTACGCCGGTCTCAACGACGAGGACTGCCGCTCCGAGCGCATCGAATCCGACCTCGAAGACGACTTGCGAGTCGTCGCCGCGCACGTCCCCGCCTACAAGGAGACCGAACAGGCCCACGAGGAGGCCGCAGAGAGCCACATGTTCGAAGCGCGGATGGCGCACGTCCACGAGCAACTGCAGACGATGCGCGACGCCCTCCGCAAGGGGGAGTTCGACCGCACGTTCGAGTTGGCCGAACACGACTCGCTGTCGCTGACGGCGACGACGATGACCGGCCCGTCGGGGTGGGTGTACTGGCAACCGCGGACCATCGCCGTCTTCAACGCGGTGCGGAAACTCCGCACCGAGGAGGACATCCCCGTCTACTTCTCGACGGACACGGGCGCGAGCGTCTACGTGAACACGACCGAGGACCACGTCGAACGCGTCGAGTCCGCCGTCGCGGCCTGCGACGTGGAGACCGACGTCTGGTCCGTCGGCGGCCCCGCCGAGATTCTCCCCGAGTCCGACGCGCTCTTTTGA